A window of Diospyros lotus cultivar Yz01 chromosome 14, ASM1463336v1, whole genome shotgun sequence contains these coding sequences:
- the LOC127790219 gene encoding UBP1-associated protein 2A-like, with translation MAKKRKAAAPPLPPPKEEVEESSSDEEEEEEVEEEGEEEETEEESEEEEEEEDSDEDDENDEDDGEEEEGEEEEEADDVESKKKILRKLLEPFGKDQIIDFLKEAALKDPSLIASITQSAESDPAHRKLFVFGLGWDATSDQVLSVFKHYGEIEDCKVVTDKATGRAKGYAFVLFKTRHAARKALKVRQHKIGNRVTACQLASAGPAPNHSAADPFARKIYVANVGPNASPEKLRTFFAKFGEIEEGPMGHDPATGKLKGFAIFVYKTPEGCRKALEEPVKVFEGSQLQCRRFIEGGQAKKNQTASIQQTEVSTVNYGVGVNPAIISHNVNPAAVLMGQNQGIALGNPYLASALGQAGLQASAPSPGLGPSLGAAPSLAYSGNYGLNSISPSMMGIYSSQEALQGLGAYLSPQVGHSSAGATAVAPTRPQSGYGSAGTTFPSSSFGR, from the coding sequence ATGGCGAAGAAGCGGAAAGCCGCAGCGCCTCCTCTTCCTCCCCCCAAAGAAGAAGTTGAAGAATCGTCGTCTgacgaagaagaggaagaagaagtggagGAAGAAGGCGAAGAAGAGGAAACGGAAGAAGAgtcggaagaagaagaagaagaagaagattcaGACGAAGACGATGAGAATGACGAAGACGAcggcgaagaagaagaaggggaagaagaagaagaagcagacgACGTGGAATCCAAGAAAAAGATTCTGAGGAAGCTTCTGGAACCCTTTGGCAAAGACCAGATCATTGATTTCCTGAAAGAAGCGGCTCTGAAAGACCCATCCCTTATCGCCAGCATAACCCAGTCGGCCGAGTCCGATCCCGCCCACCGCAAGCTCTTCGTATTCGGCCTTGGCTGGGATGCCACATCCGACCAAGTCCTCTCTGTGTTCAAACACTACGGCGAAATCGAGGACTGCAAGGTCGTCACGGACAAGGCCACCGGCCGAGCCAAAGGTTACGCCTTTGTCCTCTTCAAGACTCGCCACGCTGCCCGAAAGGCCCTCAAGGTCCGCCAACACAAGATCGGGAATCGAGTCACCGCCTGTCAACTCGCTTCCGCTGGCCCCGCCCCCAACCACTCCGCCGCGGACCCCTTCGCCCGGAAAATCTACGTGGCGAACGTCGGCCCAAATGCCAGTCCCGAGAAGCTTCGGACTTTCTTTGCCAAGTTCGGTGAGATTGAGGAAGGTCCAATGGGGCATGACCCGGCTACTGGGAAGCTAAAAGGGTTTGCCATTTTCGTTTACAAGACCCCCGAGGGTTGTAGGAAGGCTCTGGAAGAACCTGTCAAGGTGTTTGAAGGTAGCCAATTGCAGTGCCGGCGATTCATAGAAGGTGGCCAGGCCAAAAAAAATCAGACAGCTTCAATACAGCAAACTGAAGTTAGTACTGTAAATTATGGCGTGGGTGTAAATCCGGCAATTATCAGTCACAATGTGAACCCGGCAGCAGTTCTGATGGGTCAAAATCAGGGGATTGCTTTGGGGAATCCATATCTGGCCTCGGCATTGGGTCAGGCGGGTTTGCAAGCTTCAGCCCCTTCCCCAGGTTTAGGCCCGTCGTTGGGTGCTGCCCCATCTTTGGCTTATAGTGGAAATTATGGTCTTAATAGCATAAGCCCGAGTATGATGGGTATTTACAGCTCTCAGGAGGCTTTGCAGGGCCTGGGTGCTTACCTAAGCCCTCAAGTGGGACATTCTTCTGCAGGGGCAACAGCAGTAGCTCCAACAAGGCCCCAATCTGGTTATGGATCAGCTGGAACCACCTTCCCCTCCTCATCCTTTGGCCGCTAG